In Papaver somniferum cultivar HN1 chromosome 1, ASM357369v1, whole genome shotgun sequence, a genomic segment contains:
- the LOC113306665 gene encoding uncharacterized protein LOC113306665 isoform X2, which produces MILGSSSTSPDKIIINREIYRKRTFPTTIPTNNLLDFSVFSTKFIITKPVVASFKCSSTKKEYNNVENIIEEFSVLSSLDTPWDGDSIWSTMGLYFFSLHVPLSFGGLSAVAQILQQPVLDPQIEAVSILLIVTMELFGTLALLRYTKKTDYKLANLFFQSSEFSKQRNWVKASCLGIGFLIFLVFLTSFVADILIGPKDVNNPMQKEILSSGPIAKMAFFFLYCFITPLLEETVYRVWLTFLVTVLLSSSSLVVSWVALIAAIKNGNHLYHQTSSSSSSKHIERRQKEMN; this is translated from the exons ATGATACTCGGGAGTTCGTCTACTTCACCTGATAAAATCATCATCAATAGAGAAATCTATAGAAAAAGGACATTTCCTACTACTATTCCAACTAATAACTTACTAGATTTCTCCGTTTTCTCCACCAAATTTATTATTACAAAACCAGTAGTAGCGTCATTCAAGTGTTCATCCACTAAAAAGGAGTACAACAATGTCGAAAACATCATTGAG GAGTTTTCTGTGTTGTCATCGCTGGATACTCCGTGGGATGGTGACAGTATTTGGAGTACAATGGGTTTATACTTCTTCAGCTTACACGTTCCTCTAAGTTTTGGGGGTTTATCTGCAGTTGCTCAGATACTGCAGCAGCCAGTTCTTGATCCACAGATAGAG GCAGTGTCAATACTTTTGATTGTAACTATGGAGTTATTTGGGACTTTAGCACTGTTGAGGTACACTAAAAAGACAGACTATAAGCTGGCaaatttatttttccaaagtagTGAGTTTTCAAAGCAGAGGAACTGGGTGAAGGCATCATGTTTAGGCATTGGATTTCTCATTTTCTTGGTTTTTCTTACATCATTTGTCGCTGACATTCTAATTGGTCCCAAG GATGTGAACAACCCAATGCAGAAGGAGATTCTTTCAAGTGGCCCAATTgctaaaatggcatttttctttCTCTATTGCTTCATTACACCTTTGCTGGAAGAGACTGTTTACAGAG TTTGGCTCACTTTTCTAGTGACAGTTCTCCTCAGCTCTTCGTCATTGGTTGTGTCCTGGGTTGCTCTTATTGCTG CTATCAAGAATGGGAACCACTTATATCATCAAACCAGTTCCAGCTCCAGTTCCAAACATATTG AAAGAAGACAGAAAGAAATGAACTAA
- the LOC113306665 gene encoding uncharacterized protein LOC113306665 isoform X4, translating to MILGSSSTSPDKIIINREIYRKRTFPTTIPTNNLLDFSVFSTKFIITKPVVASFKCSSTKKEYNNVENIIEEFSVLSSLDTPWDGDSIWSTMGLYFFSLHVPLSFGGLSAVAQILQQPVLDPQIEAVSILLIVTMELFGTLALLRYTKKTDYKLANLFFQSSEFSKQRNWVKASCLGIGFLIFLVFLTSFVADILIGPKDVNNPMQKEILSSGPIAKMAFFFLYCFITPLLEETVYRVWLTFLVTVLLSSSSLVVSWVALIAERRQKEMN from the exons ATGATACTCGGGAGTTCGTCTACTTCACCTGATAAAATCATCATCAATAGAGAAATCTATAGAAAAAGGACATTTCCTACTACTATTCCAACTAATAACTTACTAGATTTCTCCGTTTTCTCCACCAAATTTATTATTACAAAACCAGTAGTAGCGTCATTCAAGTGTTCATCCACTAAAAAGGAGTACAACAATGTCGAAAACATCATTGAG GAGTTTTCTGTGTTGTCATCGCTGGATACTCCGTGGGATGGTGACAGTATTTGGAGTACAATGGGTTTATACTTCTTCAGCTTACACGTTCCTCTAAGTTTTGGGGGTTTATCTGCAGTTGCTCAGATACTGCAGCAGCCAGTTCTTGATCCACAGATAGAG GCAGTGTCAATACTTTTGATTGTAACTATGGAGTTATTTGGGACTTTAGCACTGTTGAGGTACACTAAAAAGACAGACTATAAGCTGGCaaatttatttttccaaagtagTGAGTTTTCAAAGCAGAGGAACTGGGTGAAGGCATCATGTTTAGGCATTGGATTTCTCATTTTCTTGGTTTTTCTTACATCATTTGTCGCTGACATTCTAATTGGTCCCAAG GATGTGAACAACCCAATGCAGAAGGAGATTCTTTCAAGTGGCCCAATTgctaaaatggcatttttctttCTCTATTGCTTCATTACACCTTTGCTGGAAGAGACTGTTTACAGAG TTTGGCTCACTTTTCTAGTGACAGTTCTCCTCAGCTCTTCGTCATTGGTTGTGTCCTGGGTTGCTCTTATTGCTG AAAGAAGACAGAAAGAAATGAACTAA
- the LOC113306665 gene encoding uncharacterized protein LOC113306665 isoform X3: MILGSSSTSPDKIIINREIYRKRTFPTTIPTNNLLDFSVFSTKFIITKPVVASFKCSSTKKEYNNVENIIEEFSVLSSLDTPWDGDSIWSTMGLYFFSLHVPLSFGGLSAVAQILQQPVLDPQIEAVSILLIVTMELFGTLALLRYTKKTDYKLANLFFQSSEFSKQRNWVKASCLGIGFLIFLVFLTSFVADILIGPKDVNNPMQKEILSSGPIAKMAFFFLYCFITPLLEETVYRGFLLTSLCSSKMKWQQAVILSSFIFSLAHFSSDSSPQLFVIGCVLGCSYC, translated from the exons ATGATACTCGGGAGTTCGTCTACTTCACCTGATAAAATCATCATCAATAGAGAAATCTATAGAAAAAGGACATTTCCTACTACTATTCCAACTAATAACTTACTAGATTTCTCCGTTTTCTCCACCAAATTTATTATTACAAAACCAGTAGTAGCGTCATTCAAGTGTTCATCCACTAAAAAGGAGTACAACAATGTCGAAAACATCATTGAG GAGTTTTCTGTGTTGTCATCGCTGGATACTCCGTGGGATGGTGACAGTATTTGGAGTACAATGGGTTTATACTTCTTCAGCTTACACGTTCCTCTAAGTTTTGGGGGTTTATCTGCAGTTGCTCAGATACTGCAGCAGCCAGTTCTTGATCCACAGATAGAG GCAGTGTCAATACTTTTGATTGTAACTATGGAGTTATTTGGGACTTTAGCACTGTTGAGGTACACTAAAAAGACAGACTATAAGCTGGCaaatttatttttccaaagtagTGAGTTTTCAAAGCAGAGGAACTGGGTGAAGGCATCATGTTTAGGCATTGGATTTCTCATTTTCTTGGTTTTTCTTACATCATTTGTCGCTGACATTCTAATTGGTCCCAAG GATGTGAACAACCCAATGCAGAAGGAGATTCTTTCAAGTGGCCCAATTgctaaaatggcatttttctttCTCTATTGCTTCATTACACCTTTGCTGGAAGAGACTGTTTACAGAGGTTTTTTGCTGACATCTCTCTGTTCTTCAAAGATGAAATGGCAGCAAGCAGTAATCTTAAGCTCTTTCATTTTCAGTTTGGCTCACTTTTCTAGTGACAGTTCTCCTCAGCTCTTCGTCATTGGTTGTGTCCTGGGTTGCTCTTATTGCTG A
- the LOC113306665 gene encoding uncharacterized protein LOC113306665 isoform X1 codes for MILGSSSTSPDKIIINREIYRKRTFPTTIPTNNLLDFSVFSTKFIITKPVVASFKCSSTKKEYNNVENIIEEFSVLSSLDTPWDGDSIWSTMGLYFFSLHVPLSFGGLSAVAQILQQPVLDPQIEAVSILLIVTMELFGTLALLRYTKKTDYKLANLFFQSSEFSKQRNWVKASCLGIGFLIFLVFLTSFVADILIGPKDVNNPMQKEILSSGPIAKMAFFFLYCFITPLLEETVYRGFLLTSLCSSKMKWQQAVILSSFIFSLAHFSSDSSPQLFVIGCVLGCSYCWSGNLLSSFTIHALYNALTLIVTILS; via the exons ATGATACTCGGGAGTTCGTCTACTTCACCTGATAAAATCATCATCAATAGAGAAATCTATAGAAAAAGGACATTTCCTACTACTATTCCAACTAATAACTTACTAGATTTCTCCGTTTTCTCCACCAAATTTATTATTACAAAACCAGTAGTAGCGTCATTCAAGTGTTCATCCACTAAAAAGGAGTACAACAATGTCGAAAACATCATTGAG GAGTTTTCTGTGTTGTCATCGCTGGATACTCCGTGGGATGGTGACAGTATTTGGAGTACAATGGGTTTATACTTCTTCAGCTTACACGTTCCTCTAAGTTTTGGGGGTTTATCTGCAGTTGCTCAGATACTGCAGCAGCCAGTTCTTGATCCACAGATAGAG GCAGTGTCAATACTTTTGATTGTAACTATGGAGTTATTTGGGACTTTAGCACTGTTGAGGTACACTAAAAAGACAGACTATAAGCTGGCaaatttatttttccaaagtagTGAGTTTTCAAAGCAGAGGAACTGGGTGAAGGCATCATGTTTAGGCATTGGATTTCTCATTTTCTTGGTTTTTCTTACATCATTTGTCGCTGACATTCTAATTGGTCCCAAG GATGTGAACAACCCAATGCAGAAGGAGATTCTTTCAAGTGGCCCAATTgctaaaatggcatttttctttCTCTATTGCTTCATTACACCTTTGCTGGAAGAGACTGTTTACAGAGGTTTTTTGCTGACATCTCTCTGTTCTTCAAAGATGAAATGGCAGCAAGCAGTAATCTTAAGCTCTTTCATTTTCAGTTTGGCTCACTTTTCTAGTGACAGTTCTCCTCAGCTCTTCGTCATTGGTTGTGTCCTGGGTTGCTCTTATTGCTGGTCTGGAAATTTACTTTCTTCTTTCACAATTCACGCTCTATATAATGCATTAACATTGATAGTTACCATTTTATCTTGA
- the LOC113306689 gene encoding stem-specific protein TSJT1-like — translation MLAVFEKSIGKPPEELSIPLIRSASPSSSCKCRREIAEVFRSLHPDSSIYNLANGNIMALSHDGENLLQPRSIVVMDDVFCIFVGNLANICELKRHYGLSLHTNEPLLIIEVYKVLRDRAPYPPDQVIRDLIGTFAFVLYDAKYKNLFAARDRDGGIQFKWGVAGDGSLVCSDSPDIISESCGKSCAAFPPGCIFMSGNGLVSFVHPLHKVRAVIREEDDGSNGKDCTVMFQVDLYTRLPSIPRTGSASNWADATKVIQSSAE, via the exons ATGTTGGCTGTTTTTGAAAAATCTATTGGGAAACCTCCTGAAGAACTAAGCATTCCTTTGATTCGTTCTGCATCTCCATCATCGTCATGCAAGTGTCGCAGGGAAATTGCAGAAGTTTTTCGATCATTGCATCCAGATTCATCAATTTATAACCTTGCCAATGGAAATATTATGGCTTTATCCCATGATGGTGAAAATCTTCTGCAGCCAAG GTCAATTGTTGTCATGGATGATGTGTTCTGCATTTTCGTCGGCAATTTAGCGAACATTTGTGAACTTAAACGGCATTACGGCCTTTCTCTACATACAAATGAGCCACTGCTAATTATAGAAGTCTACAAAGTTCTTCGAGACCGCGCACCATATCCTCCTGATCAAGTCATCAGAGATCTTATTGGTACGTTTGCCTTCGTTCTATATGACGCCAAATATAAGAACCTTTTCGCTGCTCGG GACCGTGACGGGGGTATACAATTCAAATGGGGTGTGGCAGGAGATGGATCGTTAGTCTGCTCTGACTCTCCCGATATCATATCAGAGTCTTGCGGAAAGTCTTGCGCAGCATTCCCTCCTG GATGCATTTTCATGAGTGGGAATGGATTGGTTAGTTTTGTGCATCCTCTCCACAAAGTTAGAGCAGTCATTCGAGAAGAAGATGATGGCAGTAACGGGAAAGACTGTACTGTTATGTTCCAAGTAGATTTGTACACTCGGCTTCCTAGCATTCCACGTACGGGAAGTGCTTCGAATTGGGCAGATGCAACCAAAGTCATTCAGAGTAGTGCTGAATAA